In Drosophila innubila isolate TH190305 chromosome 2R unlocalized genomic scaffold, UK_Dinn_1.0 1_C_2R, whole genome shotgun sequence, the following are encoded in one genomic region:
- the LOC117785319 gene encoding bromodomain-containing protein DDB_G0270170: MAEAISTAANSMELSLKDTNVGVGVGVGVGVGGLIVDMTPTTAAALLHHNAMALRSFKEAAVASASASASESEQPEARSLTATPTNLSATGPHSPPMTFRCERCENFETSSRATLLLHVVQCLAGQAAAAAAVRLKSEEHDEPENMSVSHMETGSKSGEAGGGGGGSNGSSSSASSSPAGNGGGGGGSGSGASASRKVFECDVCNMKFSNGANMRRHKMRHTGVKPYECRVCQKRFFRKDHLAEHFTTHTKTLPYHCPICNRGFQRQIAMRAHFQNEHVGQHDLVKTCPLCSYRAGSMKSLRIHFFNRHGIDLDNPGPGGTSSLLLALESQASAAAAAAAASYVTPPITAIPQQQQQQQAAPPPAPASHQSDSGESMRSLENATPPMHFLTPHVEISTLNENGNTELFNLICVLRESALQGNNHSSNNNNNNNITSNNNNNNNSELDSNSNEKLKEHAILLQTPVVLGAPQDLPMDCNTKATPISSSTTTKSLHHHHHSHHQPHHHHHHHHENHITPSISLIPIKQEPLLEDVDKKESINGNAACDANSDTEIASNNNNNNSNSNNNNNRITSLIKVSPLKSLLREDLKRRICAKANNRITRNATPLEHELQNMPQNMMNGNGGSVTVAAVAAGGNSSATTTPSANHNGNSSTPICNGTITSTGQESDLLLNRKQILTCHFCGIEFPDETLYFLHKGCHCESNPWKCNICGEQLNNVYEFNSHLLSKSHQ, from the exons ATGGCCGAAGCAATCAGCACAGCAGCCAACAGCATGGAGCTGTCGCTTAAGGACACCaatgtgggcgtgggcgttggagtgggcgtgggcgtgggtGGATTGATTGTGGACATGACGCCGACAACGGCAGCGGCATTGTTGCATCACAATGCGATGGCATTGAGGAGCTTCAAGGAAGCAGCCgttgcatctgcatctgcgtCCGCATCGGAATCGGAGCAGCCGGAAGCGCGTTCGCTGACAGCGACGCCGACAAATCTGAGTGCAACAGGTCCACACTCGCCGCCGATGACGTTTCGCTGCGAGCGTTGCGAGAACTTTGAGACGAGCTCGCGTGCCACATTGTTGCTGCATGTGGTGCAGTGTCTGGCGGGGcaggcggcggcagcggcggcggtGCGTCTGAAGAGCGAGGAGCACGACGAGCCGGAGAATATGAGTGTCAGTCACATGGAGACGGGCAGCAAGTCTGGCGAGGCGGGTGGAGGGGGAGGTGGCAGCAATGGCAGCAGTTCATCGGCCAGCTCCTCGCCAGCGGGAAAcggcggtggtggcggtggcagtggcagtggagCAAGTGCATCACGCAAAGTCTTTGAGTGCGATGTGTGCAACATGAAGTTCTCGAACGGCGCCAACATGCGACGCCACAAGATGCGGCACACGGGAGTGAAACCGTATGAATGTCGCGTCTGCCAGAAGCGCTTCTTCCGCAAGGATCACCTGGCGGAGCACTTTACGACGCACACGAAGACGCTGCCGTATCATTGCCCGATCTGCAATCGCGGATTCCAGCGTCAGATTGCGATGCGTGCGCATTTCCAGAACGAGCATGTGGGCCAACATGATCTGGTCAAGACGTGTCCACTTTGCAGCTATCGTGCCGGCTCCATGAAATCCCTACGCATTCACTTCTTCAATCGTCACGGCATCGATCTCGATAATCCCGGTCCTGGTGGCACCTCCTCCCTGCTCTTGGCCCTCGAGTCCCAGGCATctgcagcggcggcggcagcagctgccagcTATGTGACGCCTCCAATCACAGCAATtccccaacaacagcaacaacaacaggctgCTCCTCCCCCGGCGCCGGCAAGTCATCAAAGCGATAGCGGCGAGTCCATGAGATCTCTGGAGAATGCCACGCCCCCGATGCACTTCCTCACCCCACATGTCGAGATCTCCACGCTCAATGAAAATGGCAACACGGAGCTTTTCAAT CTGATTTGCGTCTTGCGTGAATCTGCTTTGCAgggcaacaaccacagcagcaacaacaacaacaataacaacatcaccagcaacaacaacaataacaacaacagtgaacTGGACTCGAATAGCAATGAAAAGTTAAAGGAACACGCGATTCTTCTGCAAACTCCCGTTGTTTTGGGTGCTCCACAGGATCTGCCCATGGATTGCAATACAAAGGCCACGCCCATCTCGTCCAGCACGACGACAAAGAGtctccatcatcatcatcattctcATCATCAgccgcatcatcatcatcaccatcatcatgaGAATCACATAACGCCCTCCATCAGTCTGATTCCCATTAAACAG GAACCTCTGCTCGAAGATGTGGACAAAAAGGAGTCGATTAATGGCAATGCTGCCTGTGATGCCAACAGCGACACGGAGATTGcttccaacaacaacaacaacaacagcaatagtaacaacaacaacaacagaatcaCCTCACTGATTAAG GTCTCGCCGCTCAAATCGCTGCTGCGCGAAGACTTGAAGCGAAGAATCTGCGCAAAGGCGAACAATCGGATCACGAGGAATGCGACACCGTTGGAGCATGAGCTGCAGAATATGCCACAGAATATGATGAATGGCAACGGTGGCAGTGTCACAGTGGCAGCTGTGGCTGCTGGTGGCAACTCTAGTGCAACAACCACGCCCAGTGCAAATCATAATGGCAACAGTTCAACGCCCATTTGCAATGGAACAATAACGTCAACTGGTCAGGAGAGTGATTTACTGCTGAACCGCAAACAGATACTCACATGCCACTTTTGTGGCATCGAGTTCCCCGATGAGACACTGTACTTTCTGCACAAGGGTTGCCACTGCGAGAGTAATCCATGGAAGTGCAACATTTGTGGCGAACAACTCAACAATGTCTACGAATTCAATTCGCATCTATTGAGCAAAAGTCATCAATAG